In the genome of Sphingomonas naphthae, one region contains:
- a CDS encoding transporter, which produces MTGISGSWLAAAAMLALAGPAMAEDLRPFCTSRPGLGEPPCIVDRGYVVAELGLGDWTRETEDATRTKTFLSGDGLLRFGVDRVSEVQLGWSAYGRTREIDRAAGSRERTSGVGDVTLGYRRSLMNPSGSKLSIAVQPSVTLPTGGQAIGQGSWSADLAVMGKKSIGGGLSLELMPSISASANESRHGRHLAYGAIAGVGIEARKNLTFTTEISAIRDRDPSGHSTELLLGEAIAWQPGKNWQLDVGGAAGLNHASLDRRIYFGVARRF; this is translated from the coding sequence ATGACCGGAATATCAGGGAGCTGGCTGGCGGCGGCGGCGATGCTGGCGCTGGCGGGGCCGGCGATGGCGGAGGATCTGCGGCCCTTCTGCACCAGCCGGCCGGGGCTGGGCGAACCGCCCTGCATCGTCGATCGCGGCTATGTCGTCGCCGAGCTGGGGCTGGGCGACTGGACGCGCGAGACCGAGGATGCGACCCGCACCAAGACTTTCCTGAGCGGCGACGGGCTGCTGCGCTTCGGCGTGGATCGGGTGAGCGAGGTGCAACTCGGCTGGAGCGCCTATGGCCGCACGCGCGAGATCGACCGCGCAGCCGGATCGCGCGAGCGGACGAGCGGCGTGGGCGATGTGACGCTGGGCTATCGTCGCAGCCTGATGAACCCGAGCGGATCGAAACTGTCGATCGCGGTGCAGCCGTCGGTCACCCTGCCGACGGGTGGGCAGGCGATCGGCCAGGGCAGCTGGAGCGCCGACCTGGCGGTGATGGGCAAGAAGTCGATCGGCGGCGGCCTGTCGCTGGAACTGATGCCCTCGATCTCGGCCAGCGCCAACGAGAGCCGGCACGGGCGCCATCTGGCCTATGGCGCGATCGCGGGGGTCGGCATCGAGGCGCGCAAGAACCTGACCTTCACTACCGAGATTTCGGCGATCCGCGACCGCGATCCATCGGGCCACAGCACCGAGCTTCTGCTGGGCGAGGCCATCGCGTGGCAGCCGGGGAAGAACTGGCAGCTGGACGTGGGCGGCGCGGCCGGGCTGAACCATGCCAGCCTCGACAGGCGGATCTATTTCGGCGTGGCGCGGCGGTTCTGA
- the cysT gene encoding sulfate ABC transporter permease subunit CysT — MPGFGLTLGLTVFWLSLVVLIPLSTIFVKTAVLGFDQFLEAAFNPRVMAAYRLSFGAAAAAAGVNAMFGLLIAWVLVRYDFFGKRLISAMVDLPFALPTAVAGIALTALYANTGWVGALIEPLGVKVAYRPLGVIVALIFIGLPFIVRSVEPVLADLGRDVEEAASALGANRWQTFSRVILPAITPALLTGFALAFARGVGEYGSVIFIAGNMPFESEIAPLMIVSELEQYDYPAATAIAAVMLVVSFGLLLVINLVQIWTRKRIEA, encoded by the coding sequence ATGCCGGGCTTTGGCCTGACTCTCGGGCTCACCGTCTTCTGGCTGTCGCTGGTGGTGCTGATCCCGCTCTCCACGATCTTCGTGAAGACGGCGGTGCTGGGGTTCGACCAGTTCCTCGAAGCGGCCTTCAACCCGCGCGTGATGGCGGCCTATCGCCTCAGCTTCGGCGCGGCGGCCGCCGCCGCCGGGGTGAACGCCATGTTCGGGCTGCTGATCGCCTGGGTGCTGGTGCGCTATGACTTCTTCGGCAAACGGCTGATCTCGGCGATGGTCGATCTGCCCTTCGCCCTGCCCACCGCCGTCGCCGGCATCGCGCTGACGGCGCTTTATGCCAACACCGGCTGGGTCGGCGCGCTGATCGAGCCGCTGGGGGTGAAGGTCGCCTATCGCCCCCTCGGCGTGATCGTCGCGCTGATCTTCATCGGCCTGCCGTTCATCGTCCGCTCGGTCGAGCCGGTGCTGGCTGATCTCGGCCGCGACGTGGAGGAAGCCGCTTCCGCGCTCGGCGCGAACCGCTGGCAGACCTTCTCCCGTGTCATCCTGCCCGCCATCACCCCGGCGCTGCTGACGGGCTTCGCGCTGGCCTTCGCGCGCGGCGTCGGCGAATATGGATCGGTGATCTTCATCGCCGGCAACATGCCGTTCGAGAGCGAGATCGCGCCGCTGATGATCGTCTCCGAACTGGAGCAATATGACTACCCCGCCGCCACCGCGATCGCGGCGGTGATGCTGGTGGTGTCGTTCGGGCTGCTGCTCGTCATCAACCTCGTCCAGATCTGGACGCGGAAGCGGATCGAGGCATGA
- the cysW gene encoding sulfate ABC transporter permease subunit CysW, producing the protein MKAIRPPSATQEARWVRVLLIALALGFLGLFLLLPLVVVFVEALAKGLPPFLAALTEPDAVSAIKLTLLTAAIAVPANIVFGIVASWAITKFDFPGKGFLITLIDLPFSVSPVVGGVIYILMFGASGWFGPFLQDQDIQIIYAVPGIVLATIFVTFPFVARELIPLMAEQGRDDEEAALSLGASGWQTFWHVTLPNIRWGLLYGVLLCNARAMGEFGAVSVVSGHIRGLTNTMPLHVEILYNEYNFVAAFAVASLLAALALVTLAAKTLLEWRFDYHRNGTAH; encoded by the coding sequence ATGAAGGCGATCCGCCCGCCATCGGCCACGCAGGAGGCGCGCTGGGTGCGCGTGCTGCTGATCGCGCTCGCGCTCGGCTTCCTCGGCCTGTTCCTGCTGCTGCCTTTGGTGGTGGTGTTCGTCGAGGCGCTGGCGAAAGGGCTGCCGCCGTTCCTGGCGGCGCTGACCGAGCCCGACGCGGTCTCGGCGATCAAGCTCACATTGCTCACGGCCGCCATCGCGGTGCCGGCCAACATCGTATTCGGCATCGTCGCATCGTGGGCGATCACCAAGTTCGATTTTCCGGGCAAGGGTTTCCTCATCACCCTGATCGACCTGCCCTTCTCGGTCTCGCCCGTGGTGGGCGGCGTGATCTATATCCTGATGTTCGGCGCGTCGGGCTGGTTCGGGCCGTTCCTCCAGGATCAGGACATTCAGATCATCTACGCCGTGCCCGGCATCGTGCTGGCGACGATCTTCGTCACCTTCCCCTTCGTCGCGCGCGAGCTGATCCCGCTGATGGCCGAACAGGGCCGCGACGACGAGGAGGCGGCTCTCTCCCTCGGCGCGAGCGGCTGGCAGACCTTCTGGCATGTCACCCTGCCCAACATCCGCTGGGGCCTGCTCTATGGCGTCCTGCTCTGCAACGCACGGGCGATGGGCGAATTCGGCGCGGTCTCGGTCGTGTCAGGCCATATCCGCGGGCTGACCAACACGATGCCGCTCCACGTCGAGATCCTCTACAACGAATATAATTTTGTCGCCGCCTTCGCGGTGGCCTCGCTGCTGGCGGCGCTCGCGCTCGTCACCCTCGCCGCCAAGACCTTGCTCGAATGGCGGTTCGATTATCACCGGAACGGAACGGCGCACTGA
- a CDS encoding Glu/Leu/Phe/Val family dehydrogenase produces the protein MAALWDYPDFDEHEGVHFFTDPVTGLQAIIAIHSTHLGPAAGGTRFWHYADKADAVTDALRLSRGMSFKNAMAGLPMGGGKAVVLADGARTKTPEMLAAFGRAIDSLGGKYVTAEDVGMSDADMVAIARATRHVSGLPVGEGHAGGDPGPSTARGVYLGVLAAIKRALGKDSAAGVHVAIQGVGSVGGGLARLLAADGAKLTLADVNGVKAAALAHELGAATAHANEILAIEADVVSPCALGAILDAGAIAALRAPVVAGGANNQLAVPADAARLHGRGVLYAPDYVINAGGIINVALEYLGQGDRAEVARRITLIPERLEQVWAESAATGDPAADVADRMAMRLIGRG, from the coding sequence ATGGCGGCGCTGTGGGACTATCCCGACTTCGACGAGCATGAGGGCGTTCACTTCTTCACCGATCCGGTGACGGGCCTTCAGGCGATCATCGCGATCCACTCGACGCATCTCGGCCCGGCGGCCGGCGGCACGCGCTTCTGGCATTATGCCGACAAGGCCGACGCCGTCACCGATGCGCTGCGCCTGTCGCGCGGTATGAGCTTCAAGAATGCCATGGCGGGCCTCCCCATGGGCGGTGGCAAGGCGGTCGTGCTGGCCGATGGCGCGCGCACCAAGACGCCCGAGATGCTGGCCGCCTTCGGCCGCGCGATCGATTCGCTGGGCGGCAAATATGTCACCGCCGAGGATGTCGGCATGTCGGACGCGGACATGGTCGCGATCGCCAGAGCGACCCGCCACGTCTCCGGCCTGCCCGTCGGCGAGGGCCATGCCGGCGGCGATCCCGGCCCGTCCACCGCGCGCGGCGTCTATCTGGGCGTGCTGGCGGCCATCAAGCGGGCGCTCGGCAAGGACAGCGCGGCCGGCGTGCATGTCGCGATCCAGGGCGTCGGCTCGGTCGGCGGCGGCCTCGCCCGGCTGCTCGCGGCGGACGGCGCGAAACTCACGCTCGCCGACGTCAACGGCGTGAAGGCGGCGGCGCTGGCGCACGAGCTGGGCGCGGCGACCGCCCATGCCAACGAAATCCTTGCGATCGAGGCCGATGTCGTCAGCCCCTGCGCGCTGGGCGCGATCCTCGACGCTGGCGCCATCGCCGCGCTCCGCGCGCCGGTCGTGGCGGGCGGCGCCAACAACCAGCTGGCCGTCCCGGCGGACGCGGCGCGGCTGCATGGGCGCGGCGTGTTGTATGCGCCCGATTACGTCATCAACGCGGGCGGCATCATCAACGTGGCGCTGGAATATCTGGGGCAGGGCGACCGCGCCGAAGTGGCGCGCCGCATCACCCTGATCCCCGAGCGGCTGGAGCAGGTGTGGGCGGAAAGCGCCGCCACCGGCGATCCGGCGGCGGATGTCGCCGATCGCATGGCGATGCGGCTGATCGGGCGGGGCTGA
- a CDS encoding sulfate/molybdate ABC transporter ATP-binding protein → MGITLQGITKGFRGFQALHGIDLEARPGEFLALLGPSGSGKTTLLRIIAGLEFADQGQVAFDGEDVGHLAAAQRQVGFVFQQYALFRHMTVADNIAFGLTVKKRRERPAKAEIAARVAELLDLVQLSGLGKRYPAQLSGGQRQRVALARALAVQPRILLLDEPFGALDAKVRKDLRRWLRELHDRMGLTSIFVTHDQEEALELADRVVVMDHGVIEQIAEPQTIYDEPASAFVFDFVGESNRLPVTVSGGRVAFAGQPLDVDGSGLTGEAQLFFRPHDARIVTDGAAFPAVVTLARPKNGAIRLEAKVEGRTVPVEIDVPLAGAPAVGDTIRVAPTRTRLFAQPSAA, encoded by the coding sequence ATGGGGATCACGCTCCAGGGCATCACCAAGGGCTTTCGCGGCTTCCAGGCGCTGCACGGCATCGATCTGGAGGCGCGGCCGGGCGAGTTCCTCGCTCTGCTCGGCCCCTCGGGATCGGGCAAGACCACGCTTCTCCGCATCATCGCGGGGCTGGAGTTCGCCGATCAGGGGCAGGTGGCGTTCGATGGCGAGGATGTCGGGCATCTCGCCGCCGCCCAGCGCCAGGTGGGCTTCGTCTTCCAGCAATATGCCCTGTTCCGCCACATGACGGTGGCCGACAACATCGCCTTCGGCCTGACCGTGAAGAAGCGCCGCGAGCGCCCGGCCAAGGCGGAGATCGCGGCGCGGGTGGCCGAGCTGCTCGATCTGGTCCAGCTCTCGGGCCTCGGCAAACGCTATCCCGCGCAGCTTTCGGGCGGCCAGCGCCAGCGCGTGGCGCTCGCCCGCGCGCTGGCCGTGCAGCCCCGCATCCTGCTGCTCGACGAACCGTTCGGCGCGCTCGACGCCAAGGTGCGCAAGGATCTGCGCCGCTGGCTTCGCGAACTGCACGACCGGATGGGCCTCACCTCGATCTTCGTGACGCACGATCAGGAGGAAGCGCTGGAACTGGCCGATCGGGTGGTGGTGATGGATCACGGCGTGATCGAGCAGATCGCCGAGCCCCAGACCATCTACGACGAACCCGCCTCCGCCTTCGTATTCGATTTCGTCGGGGAATCGAACCGGCTGCCGGTGACGGTGTCAGGCGGCCGGGTCGCCTTCGCCGGCCAGCCGCTCGACGTCGACGGCAGCGGCCTCACCGGCGAGGCCCAACTCTTCTTCCGCCCGCACGACGCGCGCATCGTCACCGACGGCGCGGCCTTCCCCGCCGTCGTCACGCTGGCCCGGCCGAAGAATGGCGCGATCCGGCTGGAGGCCAAGGTGGAGGGACGCACCGTGCCGGTCGAGATCGACGTGCCGCTGGCCGGGGCGCCGGCGGTAGGCGACACGATCCGTGTCGCCCCCACCCGCACCCGCCTGTTCGCGCAACCTTCCGCCGCCTGA
- a CDS encoding dicarboxylate/amino acid:cation symporter encodes MARRLTQFILLAMVAGIILGYILNVTVSPDAVATIAGVLSILTDVFLRLIKMIIAPLVFATLVAGIAHMGDTSALGRVGVRTIGWFLCASLVSLTLGLILVNILQPGVGLNLPLPDVTASSGIDNNASFDLKTFVTHLVPKSIIESMAGNEILQIVVFSVFFGVALTAIGEKGAPIVRGVEALVGVMLQVTGYVMLFAPFAVFAAVTGSIAREGIGILATFGYFMGGFYLGLFILWGLMFFAAFLFVGPRVKLLARYVRDPLLVAFSTASSEAAFPRTLEALDRFGVPRRISGFVLPLGYSFNLDGSMMYCTFASLFIAQAYGIHLSLGTMITMLLVLMVTSKGIAGVPRASLVVIASTLSFFKIPEAGLLLILAIDHFLDMGRSATNVVGNAVASVVVAKWEGVLEVLESDIIEPLPTPHDTPSKGHAGLDIDPVEQRR; translated from the coding sequence GTGGCCCGTAGGCTGACCCAGTTCATCCTCCTCGCGATGGTCGCCGGCATCATCCTCGGGTATATCCTCAACGTCACCGTATCTCCTGACGCTGTCGCAACGATCGCAGGCGTGCTTTCGATCCTTACGGATGTGTTCCTGCGGCTCATCAAGATGATTATCGCGCCGCTGGTGTTCGCCACCCTCGTCGCGGGTATCGCGCACATGGGCGACACGTCGGCGCTGGGCCGGGTCGGCGTGCGCACGATCGGCTGGTTCCTGTGCGCCAGCCTCGTCTCGCTGACGCTCGGGCTGATCCTCGTCAACATCCTCCAGCCGGGGGTAGGGCTGAACCTGCCGCTGCCGGACGTGACCGCGTCGAGCGGCATCGACAACAACGCCTCGTTCGATCTCAAGACCTTCGTCACCCACCTGGTCCCCAAATCGATCATCGAATCGATGGCCGGCAACGAGATCCTCCAGATCGTCGTCTTTTCGGTCTTCTTCGGCGTGGCCCTCACCGCGATCGGCGAGAAGGGCGCGCCGATCGTGCGAGGCGTGGAGGCGCTGGTCGGCGTGATGCTGCAGGTGACCGGCTATGTGATGCTGTTCGCGCCGTTCGCGGTGTTCGCGGCCGTCACGGGGTCGATTGCGCGCGAGGGGATCGGCATCCTCGCCACCTTCGGTTACTTCATGGGCGGCTTCTATCTCGGCCTGTTCATCCTGTGGGGGCTGATGTTCTTCGCGGCCTTCCTGTTCGTGGGGCCTCGGGTGAAGCTGCTGGCGCGCTACGTGCGCGATCCGCTGCTGGTGGCCTTCTCGACCGCCTCGTCGGAGGCCGCCTTCCCGCGTACATTGGAGGCGCTCGACCGCTTCGGCGTGCCGCGCCGCATCTCGGGCTTCGTGCTGCCGCTGGGCTATTCGTTCAACCTCGACGGCTCGATGATGTATTGCACCTTCGCGTCGCTGTTCATCGCGCAGGCCTATGGCATCCACCTGTCGCTGGGCACGATGATCACCATGTTGCTGGTGCTGATGGTCACGTCGAAGGGCATCGCCGGCGTGCCGCGCGCCAGCCTCGTCGTGATCGCCTCGACCCTCTCCTTCTTCAAGATCCCGGAAGCCGGCCTGCTGCTGATCCTCGCGATCGACCATTTCCTCGACATGGGGCGCTCCGCCACCAACGTCGTCGGCAACGCGGTCGCCTCGGTGGTCGTCGCCAAGTGGGAGGGCGTGCTGGAGGTGCTGGAAAGCGACATCATCGAACCGCTGCCGACGCCGCACGACACGCCATCGAAGGGCCATGCCGGGCTCGACATCGATCCGGTCGAACAGCGGCGCTGA
- a CDS encoding RrF2 family transcriptional regulator, whose product MLSQRTRYALRALQHLADRYGEGPVQLPEIARIQNIPAKFLTVILSELKRAGFVETLRGKEGGYWLGKRPEEITYGDIVRATRGSLALTPCASRFNHRPCEQCVDEETCRLREVMLLVRDETANVLDRIPLSAKVSAAQAAE is encoded by the coding sequence TTGCTCTCCCAACGCACCCGCTATGCGCTCCGCGCGCTGCAACACCTCGCCGACCGCTATGGCGAGGGGCCGGTGCAGCTGCCGGAGATCGCGCGCATCCAGAACATCCCCGCCAAATTCCTGACCGTGATCCTGTCCGAACTGAAGCGCGCTGGCTTCGTCGAGACGCTGCGCGGCAAGGAGGGCGGCTATTGGCTGGGCAAGCGGCCGGAGGAGATCACCTATGGCGACATCGTCCGCGCCACGCGCGGCAGCCTGGCGCTGACCCCCTGCGCCAGCCGCTTCAACCACCGCCCGTGCGAGCAATGCGTCGACGAGGAGACGTGCCGCCTGCGCGAAGTGATGCTGCTGGTGCGCGACGAAACCGCCAACGTGCTGGATCGCATTCCGCTTTCGGCGAAGGTTTCGGCTGCGCAGGCGGCGGAATAG